In Candidatus Vogelbacteria bacterium, the following proteins share a genomic window:
- a CDS encoding tRNA-dihydrouridine synthase family protein codes for MSNNFWQALKKPILVLAPMADVTDAAFRQVIAKYSRPAGPTVFFTEFTSADGLCHPSGHEKLLRELYFVPEEKPIVAQLFSSRPEKMYEASKMVAELGFDGVDINMGCPDKNIEKQGCGAAMIKNPNLAQELIKAAQEGSGLPVSVKTRIGYNKVEIDTWIPKIIEAKPALLTVHLRTRKEMSLVPAHWELMPEVKKVVGDSGVLLLGNGDVTDVADAKAKVAEYGIDGVMLGRAIYGNPWLFSEHVPTITERLNVLVEHSELFAKLFRPGETNDKLFNGHTKSFAIMKKHFKAYVNDFSHAHDLRAKLMETESADQVRALVADFLNRG; via the coding sequence ATGTCTAATAATTTCTGGCAAGCATTAAAGAAGCCAATTTTGGTTTTGGCGCCTATGGCCGATGTCACCGACGCGGCTTTTCGGCAGGTGATTGCTAAATATTCTCGGCCAGCCGGACCAACGGTCTTTTTTACCGAGTTCACTTCGGCTGATGGTTTGTGTCATCCGTCTGGTCACGAAAAGTTATTAAGAGAGCTTTACTTTGTACCTGAAGAAAAACCGATTGTCGCTCAACTCTTTTCGTCACGACCGGAGAAAATGTATGAGGCCTCTAAAATGGTGGCGGAACTTGGTTTTGACGGAGTGGATATTAATATGGGTTGTCCGGATAAGAATATTGAAAAACAAGGTTGTGGAGCGGCGATGATCAAAAATCCTAACCTGGCTCAAGAATTAATCAAAGCGGCTCAAGAAGGTTCTGGTTTGCCAGTGTCAGTCAAAACCCGGATTGGTTATAACAAAGTGGAGATTGATACCTGGATTCCCAAAATTATTGAAGCGAAGCCAGCTCTGCTAACTGTTCACTTACGCACTCGCAAAGAAATGTCACTCGTGCCAGCTCATTGGGAACTAATGCCGGAAGTCAAAAAAGTGGTTGGTGATTCTGGTGTTCTATTGTTGGGTAATGGTGATGTAACTGATGTGGCTGACGCTAAAGCCAAGGTGGCGGAATATGGTATTGATGGAGTAATGCTCGGCCGAGCGATTTACGGCAACCCGTGGCTTTTTAGTGAACACGTGCCAACAATCACCGAACGACTCAATGTTTTAGTTGAACACTCAGAATTATTTGCCAAATTATTCCGACCAGGGGAGACGAATGATAAATTATTCAACGGTCATACCAAAAGTTTTGCCATTATGAAAAAGCACTTTAAAGCCTATGTGAATGATTTTAGTCATGCTCACGATCTGCGGGCCAAACTAATGGAAACTGAATCTGCTGATCAGGTGAGAGCCTTGGTGGCAGATTTTTTGAATCGGGGTTAG
- the dnaX gene encoding DNA polymerase III subunit gamma/tau, protein MSEQSLYRKYRPQKFKEVVGQEHIVSVLEGALENKTTAHAYLFVGSRGTGKTSVARILARELGCHPEDLVEIDAASNRGVEDVRELREGVASLPFRSPIKVYIIDEVHMLTREAFNALLKTLEEPPAHVVFILATTDFHKVPDTIISRCEVHTFRRPSNEVLTETLKKIAKKEELAIDTESLELIALLGDGSFRDSLGLLQKVMSLSSDKKITSAEVATITGAAPLSLVRSMVSAILDQNLEEALKTVKQATSDSRDMKIFLKMLLRQIRLVMLLAFAPVLAKEMTAGLGTDEQKWLAETQTHPKAKDLPGVLRELLEAYELTTFAAVPELPLELALIKLLQNNDGTK, encoded by the coding sequence ATGTCTGAACAATCACTTTATCGTAAGTACCGCCCTCAGAAGTTTAAGGAGGTGGTGGGACAAGAGCATATTGTCTCTGTCTTGGAAGGGGCTTTAGAGAACAAAACCACCGCTCATGCCTATCTCTTTGTGGGTTCTCGTGGAACTGGCAAAACTTCAGTGGCTCGAATTTTGGCTCGAGAACTAGGTTGCCACCCGGAAGATTTGGTGGAAATCGATGCGGCTTCTAACCGTGGAGTGGAAGATGTCCGAGAATTGCGTGAAGGGGTGGCTAGTCTACCTTTTCGTTCACCGATCAAAGTCTATATTATCGATGAAGTGCACATGCTCACTCGGGAGGCTTTTAATGCTTTGCTCAAAACTCTCGAAGAGCCACCAGCTCACGTTGTCTTTATCTTAGCCACCACTGATTTTCATAAAGTACCAGATACTATTATCTCGCGCTGTGAAGTGCATACTTTCCGTCGACCTAGTAACGAAGTGTTGACTGAGACACTCAAAAAGATCGCCAAGAAAGAAGAATTGGCGATTGATACCGAATCTTTAGAATTGATTGCTTTGTTGGGAGATGGTTCTTTCCGTGACTCACTAGGTCTACTCCAAAAGGTGATGAGTTTGTCGAGTGATAAGAAAATAACTTCAGCCGAGGTGGCAACAATTACCGGGGCAGCGCCTTTGTCCCTAGTCCGTAGTATGGTCTCGGCGATTCTTGATCAAAACTTGGAAGAAGCCCTTAAAACTGTTAAACAAGCGACTAGTGATAGTCGAGATATGAAAATTTTTCTCAAAATGTTATTGCGTCAAATTCGCTTAGTCATGCTGTTAGCTTTTGCGCCTGTCTTAGCTAAAGAAATGACCGCTGGTCTAGGGACTGATGAACAGAAGTGGTTGGCCGAAACCCAAACCCATCCCAAAGCTAAAGATTTACCAGGAGTGTTGCGAGAACTGCTCGAAGCTTATGAATTAACCACTTTTGCAGCGGTCCCTGAATTGCCATTAGAATTGGCTTTGATTAAATTGCTCCAAAACAATGACGGAACAAAATAA
- a CDS encoding histidine phosphatase family protein, whose amino-acid sequence MTEQNNKKTFYFVRHGESESNAGGLRQGGNSPLTPKGFKQAEVIGRRLAQLPVDIVVSSDFVRAKQTAETIAAITGHSSITESSLLVERSIPSRFDNTTVHDPESKDIVWLIQGKYGDLDWRCEDAESGRELVDRAKAALQFLVSLPQDNIAVVTHGYFMRFLVAEMMFKGELHGEHLVNFLGTLITKNTGITICEYHSARTIPWKLLTWNDHAHLQDLIEELPEGQK is encoded by the coding sequence ATGACGGAACAAAATAATAAAAAAACATTTTATTTCGTGCGTCATGGTGAGAGTGAATCTAATGCTGGTGGCTTGCGTCAGGGTGGTAATTCACCACTTACTCCAAAAGGTTTTAAACAGGCTGAAGTAATTGGTCGACGACTTGCTCAACTACCTGTTGATATTGTTGTTTCAAGTGATTTTGTGCGAGCTAAACAAACAGCCGAAACCATAGCCGCTATTACTGGACATTCATCAATTACTGAATCAAGTTTATTGGTTGAGAGATCGATACCGAGTCGTTTCGACAACACTACTGTTCACGATCCAGAATCAAAAGATATTGTTTGGTTGATTCAGGGAAAATATGGAGATTTAGATTGGCGATGTGAAGATGCTGAAAGTGGTAGAGAATTAGTTGATCGAGCAAAAGCCGCCTTACAGTTTCTTGTGAGTTTGCCTCAAGATAATATTGCTGTGGTAACGCATGGATATTTTATGCGCTTTTTGGTTGCGGAAATGATGTTTAAAGGAGAATTACATGGTGAACATTTGGTTAATTTTTTAGGTACTCTTATAACCAAAAACACCGGGATTACTATTTGCGAGTATCATTCAGCTAGGACTATCCCCTGGAAATTACTTACCTGGAATGACCATGCTCATCTGCAAGATCTGATCGAGGAATTGCCAGAAGGGCAAAAATAA
- a CDS encoding diaminopimelate decarboxylase, which yields MPMSKAFEDRLHPDLRKIADHFGTPFHIYDEAGIKGTGKRLKQAFANLPSGFGEFFAVKALPNPRILQIMYEMGFGFDCSSIPELVLAREAGAMPGQIMFTSNNTSQEEFDAAMADGGCRLNLDDISFISKVPEPFPRGICFRYNPGEKRTGNAIIGNPVEAKYGVSDVQIVDAYGQAILRGAECFGLHTMLCSNERNYTYMVETIKMLLELVERISLAHKIKFDYINFGGGLGIPYRPEDNPLDLESLGNEAFGLLEAFKQKHGYAPELCMESGRFMTGPHGVLVAEAINRKSTYREYVGVDACQTALMRPALYDAYHHITVLNGDGRPTEVVDIVGAICENCDKFAKQRELPVISEGDLLMIHDTGAHGLAMGFNYNGRLRPKELLLRSDGTVELIRRAETIDDLFATLTFEPESLAL from the coding sequence ATGCCTATGTCAAAGGCGTTCGAGGACAGGCTACACCCTGATCTTCGAAAAATCGCCGATCACTTCGGCACCCCCTTCCACATCTATGATGAGGCGGGGATCAAGGGGACTGGCAAACGCCTTAAACAAGCATTTGCGAATCTCCCGTCAGGTTTTGGGGAGTTTTTTGCGGTGAAGGCCCTGCCCAATCCGCGCATTCTCCAGATCATGTACGAAATGGGTTTCGGGTTTGACTGCAGCAGTATTCCCGAACTTGTTTTGGCTCGCGAAGCCGGAGCCATGCCCGGTCAGATCATGTTCACGTCAAACAATACTTCGCAAGAAGAGTTTGACGCGGCTATGGCTGACGGCGGTTGCCGGCTCAATCTCGACGATATCAGCTTCATTTCGAAAGTACCGGAACCTTTTCCTCGCGGAATCTGTTTCCGGTACAACCCCGGCGAAAAGCGAACCGGCAATGCCATCATCGGTAATCCGGTGGAGGCGAAGTATGGCGTGTCCGATGTCCAAATCGTGGACGCCTACGGCCAAGCCATTCTTCGGGGAGCCGAATGCTTCGGGTTGCACACCATGCTCTGCTCGAACGAACGGAACTACACCTATATGGTGGAAACTATCAAGATGTTGCTCGAACTGGTCGAGCGGATCAGCTTGGCCCACAAGATCAAGTTCGACTACATCAATTTCGGCGGCGGTCTGGGAATACCCTATCGCCCCGAAGATAACCCGCTCGATCTAGAATCATTGGGCAACGAAGCCTTTGGTTTGTTGGAAGCTTTCAAGCAGAAGCATGGCTACGCGCCGGAGTTGTGTATGGAAAGTGGTCGGTTTATGACCGGCCCTCACGGTGTTTTGGTGGCTGAAGCGATCAATCGCAAATCCACCTATCGTGAGTATGTCGGTGTCGATGCTTGCCAAACGGCACTCATGCGCCCGGCCCTCTACGATGCCTATCACCACATCACAGTGCTTAATGGCGATGGCCGCCCCACTGAAGTGGTGGACATTGTCGGAGCCATCTGCGAAAACTGCGACAAGTTCGCCAAGCAACGCGAACTGCCGGTCATCAGCGAGGGTGATCTGCTGATGATCCACGACACTGGGGCTCATGGTCTGGCTATGGGCTTCAACTACAACGGTCGCTTGCGGCCGAAGGAACTTTTGCTTCGATCTGATGGAACGGTGGAACTCATCCGCCGAGCCGAAACCATTGACGATCTTTTCGCAACCTTAACCTTCGAACCCGAAAGCTTGGCGCTTTAA
- a CDS encoding pyridoxal phosphate-dependent aminotransferase: protein MLRPRIQTGANLFQLIKAICREAEEEGKQLFRLSIGQPTGPAFLSARVKAAELIMSDEEKWHEYQDNGCVIPNFAQRFVQAHVPTTRFDQFGERLAYLPIPGIKSMLEIVIMACLHGLPPMEKPLRVYTTTKPGYPTPADQCRYLEDNGAQVRHQALETNPGNQFRFDPEDLNVIGSSLVMTNYPSNPTGQVASREYWKALCAYCELYGLRLFNDAAYAALPHTNEHCTLAAVAVDYPNLSWIEAYSGSKIGNFTGWRVGAMVGSADFIADVANVKGNSDSGFNAALAGGILHVLEHDRESLDATRRLYTGRTELLTNVLQEYGLELAVQPQAGFFTLWQCPKRAFGQVIENSEEFNRLMIMKTGIVGVHFNPYMRYAVCGDVEAMIGPITEGFKEANVSYK, encoded by the coding sequence ATGTTGAGACCACGCATTCAGACTGGAGCAAACCTGTTCCAGTTGATCAAGGCCATCTGCCGTGAGGCGGAAGAAGAGGGGAAGCAGCTTTTTCGGCTGTCCATCGGACAACCGACGGGGCCGGCTTTCCTCTCGGCCAGAGTCAAAGCGGCCGAACTCATCATGAGCGACGAGGAGAAGTGGCATGAGTACCAGGACAACGGCTGTGTGATTCCGAATTTCGCTCAGCGTTTCGTGCAAGCTCATGTGCCGACAACTCGTTTCGACCAGTTCGGCGAACGGCTGGCCTATCTCCCGATTCCCGGCATCAAGTCGATGCTGGAGATTGTGATCATGGCTTGTCTTCATGGTTTGCCGCCAATGGAGAAGCCGCTCCGGGTGTACACCACAACCAAACCGGGGTATCCCACTCCGGCGGATCAGTGCCGTTATCTGGAGGACAACGGGGCGCAAGTGCGTCATCAAGCGCTGGAGACTAATCCCGGAAATCAGTTCCGTTTCGATCCGGAAGATCTCAACGTGATCGGGTCAAGTTTGGTCATGACCAATTACCCGAGCAATCCGACCGGGCAAGTCGCTTCGCGGGAGTATTGGAAAGCCCTCTGCGCCTACTGCGAACTTTATGGCTTGCGACTGTTCAACGACGCCGCCTACGCGGCGCTGCCTCACACCAATGAGCACTGTACCCTGGCGGCGGTGGCGGTGGATTACCCGAACCTGTCCTGGATCGAAGCCTACTCCGGTTCCAAGATAGGCAACTTCACTGGTTGGCGAGTCGGCGCAATGGTCGGTTCGGCCGATTTCATTGCCGACGTGGCCAATGTGAAAGGCAACAGTGACAGTGGCTTCAACGCAGCGTTGGCTGGTGGAATTCTGCACGTTCTGGAACATGATCGGGAGTCGCTGGATGCGACGCGACGGCTGTACACCGGACGGACAGAACTCCTCACCAACGTCCTTCAGGAGTATGGTTTGGAGTTGGCTGTCCAACCTCAAGCCGGGTTCTTCACTCTGTGGCAGTGTCCGAAACGCGCCTTCGGTCAGGTGATTGAAAACTCCGAGGAGTTCAATCGTCTGATGATCATGAAAACGGGTATTGTTGGTGTTCACTTCAATCCGTACATGCGCTACGCGGTGTGCGGCGATGTGGAAGCGATGATCGGCCCGATCACTGAGGGCTTCAAGGAAGCCAACGTCAGCTACAAGTAA
- the mscL gene encoding large conductance mechanosensitive channel protein MscL encodes MLNEFKTFLLRGNVVDLAVGVVIGAAFGTIVTALVSDLLTPLIAAIAKVPDFSGLYFTLNGSQFMYGHFINTLISFLLVAGSVFFFVVKPMNVLIAKSRKEPSVDPTTKKCKECLSEIPLEAKRCSHCAQAVV; translated from the coding sequence ATGTTGAATGAATTTAAAACCTTTCTCTTAAGAGGAAATGTAGTTGATCTGGCTGTCGGTGTCGTGATTGGTGCTGCTTTTGGAACAATTGTCACGGCTTTGGTGTCTGATCTTCTGACTCCACTGATTGCCGCTATTGCTAAAGTGCCAGATTTTAGTGGTCTTTATTTTACCTTAAACGGTAGTCAGTTTATGTATGGTCATTTTATTAATACCCTCATTTCATTTTTGTTGGTAGCTGGCTCAGTCTTCTTCTTTGTGGTGAAGCCGATGAATGTGCTTATTGCTAAGTCTCGTAAAGAACCATCAGTTGATCCAACAACCAAGAAATGCAAAGAGTGTTTAAGTGAAATTCCACTTGAAGCTAAGCGTTGTTCGCATTGTGCTCAGGCGGTAGTTTAA
- a CDS encoding SRPBCC domain-containing protein: protein MKETMHFEIVINTPVQKVWNTMLELETYKEWTSVFEPTSYYEGSWDKGSKIKFLGSGGSGMVSEIAENVPYEFVSIKHLGEMKNGVEDTTSEAVKKWLPAFENYTFTDKGVETLLAIDMEMESSPESQAMKEMFEGMWPKALLKLKEICER from the coding sequence ATGAAAGAAACAATGCATTTTGAGATAGTAATAAACACACCCGTACAAAAGGTATGGAATACGATGTTAGAGTTAGAAACGTACAAAGAGTGGACTAGTGTTTTTGAGCCAACTTCTTACTACGAAGGTTCTTGGGACAAGGGAAGTAAAATAAAATTTTTGGGATCCGGTGGATCGGGGATGGTATCAGAAATAGCTGAAAATGTTCCGTATGAATTTGTTTCCATTAAACATCTAGGAGAAATGAAAAATGGGGTAGAAGACACCACTAGTGAAGCTGTGAAGAAGTGGCTTCCAGCTTTTGAGAACTATACTTTCACTGACAAAGGCGTAGAAACTTTACTGGCCATAGATATGGAGATGGAATCAAGTCCGGAATCTCAAGCGATGAAAGAAATGTTTGAAGGAATGTGGCCCAAAGCCCTTTTAAAGCTAAAGGAAATATGCGAACGATAA
- a CDS encoding DUF1801 domain-containing protein, whose product MRTIKNELSIEIQKYNQNLSKKDKDVCDVLAAEITLNLPNAENKIWHANPVWFLDGNPIVGYDRLKDCVRLLFWSGQSFDEEDLLKSGSFKAAEIRYTDVVQINKKNLKRWLKKAKEIQWDYKNIVKRKGVLKKIT is encoded by the coding sequence ATGCGAACGATAAAAAATGAACTATCGATTGAGATTCAAAAATATAACCAAAACTTATCTAAAAAAGATAAAGACGTGTGTGATGTACTAGCGGCAGAGATAACCCTAAATCTTCCAAACGCAGAAAATAAAATCTGGCACGCTAATCCCGTTTGGTTTTTAGACGGCAATCCAATTGTTGGCTATGATAGGTTGAAAGATTGTGTCCGGCTTCTTTTCTGGAGTGGACAATCTTTTGATGAGGAGGATTTACTTAAATCAGGTAGCTTTAAGGCGGCTGAAATTAGATACACAGATGTGGTGCAAATCAATAAGAAGAACCTAAAACGCTGGTTGAAAAAGGCTAAAGAGATACAGTGGGATTATAAAAATATAGTCAAAAGGAAAGGGGTGCTAAAAAAGATTACATAG
- a CDS encoding DUF1761 domain-containing protein, whose product MFPFSLLSVLVAAIVAFVIGFLLHGPIGGKLWMKLADIHPTGKEKFADMIPQMLWNLLANFVTAFVMAGIIWAVSTSPVMGQMTASRGAIFGIWLAVGFLATSSSMDVIWMGKNYKLWLYEVGCSILMMAAMGAILAAW is encoded by the coding sequence ATGTTTCCATTCAGTTTACTTAGTGTTTTAGTAGCAGCTATCGTGGCTTTTGTGATCGGTTTTCTATTACACGGTCCGATCGGAGGGAAATTGTGGATGAAACTCGCCGATATTCATCCGACAGGGAAGGAAAAGTTTGCCGATATGATTCCGCAAATGTTATGGAACCTTTTGGCTAACTTTGTGACTGCTTTTGTGATGGCGGGTATTATTTGGGCTGTGTCTACATCACCGGTCATGGGTCAGATGACAGCGTCTCGAGGTGCTATTTTTGGTATTTGGCTAGCGGTTGGTTTCTTGGCTACTTCATCGTCAATGGATGTTATTTGGATGGGTAAAAATTATAAATTATGGCTGTATGAGGTTGGCTGCTCAATATTAATGATGGCGGCTATGGGTGCGATTTTGGCAGCTTGGTAA
- a CDS encoding GIY-YIG nuclease family protein, which translates to MTHFVYILECADGSLYVGCTNNLEKRLHQHNNSKSGAHYTKVRRPVVLRYQEELATLAEGRKREAEIKSWKREKKLGLFCD; encoded by the coding sequence GTGACCCATTTTGTTTACATTTTAGAATGTGCAGATGGGTCACTTTATGTTGGCTGTACTAACAATCTCGAAAAAAGATTACATCAACATAATAACTCTAAATCAGGGGCTCATTACACGAAGGTGCGTCGGCCGGTGGTGTTAAGATACCAAGAAGAGTTGGCTACTTTGGCTGAAGGTCGAAAACGAGAGGCGGAAATAAAGAGTTGGAAAAGGGAAAAGAAATTGGGTTTGTTTTGTGACTGA
- a CDS encoding M48 family metallopeptidase produces MLVTVPWRVPLRLAEKFVADKQDWIKRQVEISHNRLAEAEKLGLPKRLTPTEKKKHYLSHKEQVRKNIVKRVAELNENYGFKYGAISIRNQSTRWGSCSKKGNLNFNYKVGLLPQSLSDYVIVHELCHLKEFNHSSRFWLLVAETIPDYLVLRRELQRKGLVLS; encoded by the coding sequence GTGTTGGTGACAGTGCCTTGGCGAGTGCCTCTTAGGCTGGCCGAAAAGTTTGTCGCTGATAAGCAGGATTGGATTAAACGTCAGGTGGAGATCAGTCATAATCGTCTGGCTGAGGCTGAAAAACTTGGTTTGCCCAAGAGGCTAACTCCAACAGAAAAGAAAAAACACTATCTTAGTCACAAAGAACAGGTCCGGAAAAATATTGTTAAACGAGTGGCAGAGTTAAATGAAAATTATGGTTTTAAATATGGTGCCATTTCGATTCGTAATCAGAGCACTCGCTGGGGTAGTTGTTCGAAGAAGGGGAATTTAAATTTTAATTATAAAGTGGGTTTATTGCCTCAATCTTTATCTGATTACGTTATCGTTCACGAATTGTGTCATTTAAAAGAATTTAATCATTCATCTCGGTTTTGGCTTTTGGTTGCCGAAACAATACCCGATTATTTAGTACTCAGACGAGAATTGCAAAGAAAGGGTCTTGTGTTGTCCTAA
- a CDS encoding DUF2177 family protein, translated as MNIIIYLVTLVTLAVFDGIWLSLMVSNYKGWLGHLFASTVSFTPVVIFYLIYTLGVSLFVVSPGLKQGSSLVWIFVMGALFGLVAYATYDLTNQATLKDWPLVVTLVDLAWGSFFTGAASVVVVSIINYFK; from the coding sequence ATGAATATTATTATTTACTTAGTCACCTTGGTGACGTTGGCTGTGTTTGATGGTATTTGGTTATCACTGATGGTCTCTAACTATAAAGGTTGGCTTGGCCACTTGTTTGCGTCGACAGTTAGTTTTACGCCGGTTGTTATTTTCTACTTGATTTATACCTTAGGAGTTTCTTTGTTTGTTGTTTCTCCTGGTTTGAAACAGGGTTCTAGTTTGGTCTGGATTTTTGTCATGGGGGCTTTATTTGGTCTCGTGGCTTACGCTACTTATGATTTGACGAACCAGGCTACTTTGAAAGATTGGCCCCTAGTCGTCACTTTAGTTGATTTGGCGTGGGGATCATTTTTTACAGGAGCCGCCAGTGTGGTGGTGGTCTCTATCATCAACTACTTCAAATAA
- a CDS encoding ATP-binding cassette domain-containing protein, translating to MAHGEVVIRFEKVSFDYGHNKPILDEVDFAIRRGMKVTIMGQNGAGKSTLFSLITGANEPAEGSVHLAPRTTIALSRQVIPREEMDLTVREFFQKCFKDKVYDIDPRIDEVLEVVNLKGHEQVHDRIIKSFSGGQQARLVLASALIQEPDILLLDEPTNNLDKAGITHLTDFLINYQKTVVVISHDATFLNAFTDAVLYLDVYTRKIEQYVGDYSDVRNQIEARMERENRKNALLAKEIQAKKDQANAFAMKGGNLRMVAKRMRTLAENLEEEKVDVRKEDKTIRPFVIPAQPDILGDLITLSSVSVLKNGKPKKLTVNLKLRKNKHLLLAGPNGIGKSTLLEALASGKAEGATLLADVRVGYYRQDFSTLNFNETVYKSLADASFKLTGRLDEEKIRSIASGFLITSDVINTKIGNLSEGQKGLVAFARLVIEQPGILILDEPTNHINFRHLPVIAKALDQYQGAMILVSHVPEFVEQIRIDETLDLAK from the coding sequence ATGGCACACGGTGAAGTGGTTATCCGCTTTGAAAAAGTTTCATTTGATTATGGTCACAACAAACCCATCCTAGATGAGGTGGATTTTGCTATTAGACGAGGAATGAAAGTGACGATCATGGGTCAAAATGGAGCAGGGAAAAGTACCCTCTTTTCTTTGATTACGGGAGCCAATGAGCCAGCAGAAGGTAGTGTTCACTTAGCTCCTCGAACCACGATCGCTTTGTCTCGACAGGTGATTCCACGGGAAGAGATGGACTTAACAGTCAGGGAATTTTTCCAGAAATGTTTTAAAGATAAAGTTTATGATATTGATCCACGAATCGATGAGGTTTTGGAAGTGGTCAACCTCAAGGGTCACGAACAGGTTCATGATCGGATCATTAAATCATTTTCTGGTGGTCAACAGGCTCGACTGGTTTTAGCTTCGGCTTTGATTCAAGAACCAGATATTTTATTACTAGACGAGCCAACCAACAACTTAGATAAAGCGGGTATCACTCACTTAACAGATTTCTTGATTAACTATCAAAAAACGGTCGTGGTTATTTCTCACGATGCCACTTTCTTGAACGCTTTTACTGATGCGGTTTTGTATCTAGATGTTTATACTAGAAAAATTGAACAATATGTTGGAGACTACTCCGATGTGAGAAACCAGATTGAAGCTCGAATGGAAAGAGAAAACCGTAAAAACGCTTTACTGGCCAAAGAGATTCAGGCTAAGAAGGATCAGGCTAATGCTTTTGCGATGAAGGGGGGTAATTTACGTATGGTGGCTAAACGGATGAGAACTTTGGCGGAGAACTTAGAAGAGGAAAAAGTTGATGTGCGCAAAGAAGACAAAACTATTCGCCCGTTTGTGATCCCAGCTCAGCCGGATATTTTGGGAGATTTGATTACATTATCATCAGTGTCTGTTTTGAAAAATGGTAAGCCTAAAAAACTAACTGTTAATCTTAAGTTGCGTAAAAATAAACATTTATTATTGGCTGGTCCTAATGGTATTGGAAAGAGTACTTTGCTAGAGGCTTTGGCTTCCGGTAAAGCTGAAGGGGCGACTTTGTTGGCTGATGTGCGGGTTGGTTATTATCGTCAAGATTTTTCAACCTTAAATTTTAATGAGACTGTTTATAAATCTTTAGCGGATGCGTCGTTTAAACTAACCGGCCGACTAGATGAAGAAAAAATCCGCTCAATCGCTTCTGGTTTTCTTATTACTAGTGATGTGATCAATACAAAAATTGGTAATCTGTCAGAAGGTCAAAAAGGTTTGGTGGCTTTTGCTCGCTTGGTGATCGAACAACCAGGGATTTTGATTTTGGACGAGCCAACCAACCACATTAACTTCCGTCATTTACCAGTCATTGCCAAAGCCTTAGATCAGTATCAAGGGGCGATGATCTTGGTATCTCACGTGCCAGAATTCGTAGAGCAGATTAGAATAGATGAGACTTTGGATTTGGCTAAATAG
- a CDS encoding MBL fold metallo-hydrolase: MKITKFEQSGFVLETDQGYKLAVDIGSYTPIEKLDGLSVDAVLVSHLHGDHFSLEHIKQLKPKKLFLNRECLEIIGEENLDCEIIEIKTGDRFNIEDIQVTVFDVDHGPNTKVKPRENFGFLMTVDEQKLYFAGDMFYPSGLQVTDLEVQYALIPVGTFYTFGPTEALEFIKQFKKIEMVVPMHYEKIEETKTEFMFLAKNSGFNII, translated from the coding sequence ATGAAAATAACCAAATTCGAACAATCAGGATTTGTTTTAGAGACCGATCAGGGTTATAAATTAGCGGTAGATATTGGTTCTTATACACCAATTGAAAAACTTGATGGGTTGTCGGTTGACGCTGTTCTAGTCTCTCATCTTCATGGTGATCATTTTTCGTTGGAACATATCAAACAATTAAAGCCTAAAAAGCTTTTTCTTAACCGGGAATGTTTAGAAATAATAGGCGAAGAAAACTTAGACTGTGAAATCATTGAGATTAAAACTGGAGACAGGTTTAATATTGAAGATATTCAAGTAACTGTTTTTGATGTTGACCATGGGCCCAATACAAAAGTTAAACCTAGAGAAAACTTTGGTTTTTTGATGACTGTTGATGAGCAAAAATTATACTTTGCTGGTGATATGTTTTATCCGTCCGGCTTACAAGTAACTGACCTAGAAGTTCAATACGCTCTTATTCCTGTGGGAACTTTTTATACTTTTGGTCCAACGGAAGCTTTGGAGTTTATTAAGCAATTCAAAAAAATTGAGATGGTTGTTCCTATGCATTACGAGAAAATAGAAGAAACTAAAACTGAGTTTATGTTTTTGGCTAAAAATAGTGGTTTTAATATTATTTAA